The DNA region GGTGAAGCAATGAATCCGCCTATACCGGAAGTCGAAATTCCGAATATAAACAGCGAAGAAGAAGTTGTGGAAGTTCCGTTAAATGTCTCAAGATCTAACGAACTGCTTGAGAAAGTAGAAATAATGACGGAAAACGATCCACAGAGCGTTGTTAGAATTATAACGGACTGGCTGAATGAGCCGATAACAAAGAAAGATTAGTAACGGAGGATAACTTTGGGTTACGAAAACCATTACGAAGGCGGAGGAATAGCGTCTCTTGCAAAAAACGTCCCCGGTCCGCGAAAAGCCGCTATAGTCATGGTTGCACTCGGAAGTAACGCATCGGCGCAAGTCATAAAACACCTTAGCGAAAAAGATGTTGAATTGCTTACGACGGAAATAGCTCGCCTTGACGATGTTACAATTGAAACGCGTGAAGCGGTTCTTCAAGAATTTACCACGTTATCTATGGCATACCAATATATTTCACAGGGAGGTGTTGATTATGCCCGTGAAATCTTAGAAGATGCTTTAGGCGCTAGAAAAGCCAAAGAAATAATGGAAAGGGTTCAGCAGAGAATACGGACTACCGGATTCGATTTACTTGAAAGAGTAGATCCCTCTCAATTGGTGAATTTTATGCGTAAAGAGCATCCGCAAACAATTTCACTCCTTTTGGCGCACATGGAACCGGCGGCGGCGGCGCCGATATTATCTCAGCTCCCGCAGGACGTACAGGTTGATGTCGCAAGCAGAATCGCAACAATGGAAAATGTTTCCCCCGATACTTTAGATTTGGTAGAAGAAGTTTTGATAGATCAGATTAAATCGCTATTCGGCGGCGATATATCAGAAATCGGAGGAATTAAGGCGGTTGCCGAAATTCTTAATAACATAGATCGTTCGGCTGAAAAGAATATTTTAGAATCGCTTGAAAGAGAAAGTCCGGATTTAGCGACAGAAATCAAGAATCTTATGTTTGTATTTGAAGATATTATGCTTCTTGACGATTCTTCAATGCGCGTTGTTCTTAAATCGGTCGATAGCAAAGACCTATCAATAGCGCTAAAAGGAGCGTCGCAGGATTTGCAAGAAAAATTTATGAACAACATGTCTATGCGTGCGGCGGAAATGCTTCGTGAAGAAATTTCATATTTAGGACCTTTACGTTTGAAAGACGTTGAAGTCGTTCAACAGAAAATAGTGGATGTAGTTCGCCAACTTGAAGAAAAAGGCGAAATTATCGTCAGAGGACGCGGCGGAAGCGACGATATTATTGTTTAACGAGGAAAAACTATGGACAATAACGAAGAAAAGCAAACACACGAACTTATAAATGAATTACTAAAACGAAAAGATCCGGCGTTAGTAGGGATAAGAAAAATATTACGCGCCAAATCCGATTCCATTTCATCTACACGTTCGTTCAACATGCACGCTCCGGAAGTTTTTAATATTGAAACCGAAGAAAAATCACGCGAAAACGAAACGATTTTTACCGATAAAGAAATAGTTG from Chitinispirillales bacterium includes:
- the fliG gene encoding flagellar motor switch protein FliG, whose translation is MGYENHYEGGGIASLAKNVPGPRKAAIVMVALGSNASAQVIKHLSEKDVELLTTEIARLDDVTIETREAVLQEFTTLSMAYQYISQGGVDYAREILEDALGARKAKEIMERVQQRIRTTGFDLLERVDPSQLVNFMRKEHPQTISLLLAHMEPAAAAPILSQLPQDVQVDVASRIATMENVSPDTLDLVEEVLIDQIKSLFGGDISEIGGIKAVAEILNNIDRSAEKNILESLERESPDLATEIKNLMFVFEDIMLLDDSSMRVVLKSVDSKDLSIALKGASQDLQEKFMNNMSMRAAEMLREEISYLGPLRLKDVEVVQQKIVDVVRQLEEKGEIIVRGRGGSDDIIV